A single genomic interval of Oceanithermus profundus DSM 14977 harbors:
- a CDS encoding heavy metal-responsive transcriptional regulator, translating to MLRIGELARAAGVSVDTLRFYERRGLLRPAARSTAGYRLYDEAALRRLDFIRRAGALGFTLREVAGLLEVMEEGQPPCAHVRALLEGKLAALEERMRELEALRRELAERLAWARAHPDPACDGADACVYLDPPA from the coding sequence ATGCTGCGGATCGGCGAACTGGCGCGCGCCGCCGGCGTCTCGGTGGACACGCTGCGCTTCTACGAGCGCCGCGGCCTCCTGCGGCCGGCGGCGCGCAGCACGGCGGGCTACCGCCTCTACGACGAGGCGGCCCTGCGGCGCCTGGACTTCATCCGGCGGGCGGGGGCCCTGGGCTTCACCCTCCGCGAGGTGGCCGGATTGCTGGAGGTGATGGAGGAGGGGCAGCCGCCCTGCGCTCACGTGCGCGCCCTGCTTGAGGGCAAGCTCGCCGCCCTGGAAGAGCGGATGCGCGAGCTCGAGGCCCTGCGGCGGGAGCTGGCCGAGCGGCTTGCCTGGGCGCGCGCCCACCCCGACCCCGCCTGCGACGGCGCGGACGCCTGCGTCTACCTCGACCCGCCCGCCTGA
- a CDS encoding cold-shock protein has protein sequence MEKGKVKWFNAEKGYGFIEREGGSDVFVHFSAINSSGFRTLNEGDVVEFEVEDGPKGPSAANVTVVESAGY, from the coding sequence ATGGAAAAAGGTAAAGTGAAGTGGTTCAACGCGGAAAAAGGCTATGGTTTCATTGAGCGCGAAGGTGGCAGCGACGTGTTCGTGCACTTCAGCGCCATCAACTCCTCGGGTTTCCGCACCCTCAACGAAGGCGACGTCGTGGAGTTCGAAGTGGAAGATGGCCCCAAGGGCCCCTCGGCCGCGAACGTGACCGTGGTGGAGTCCGCGGGCTACTAG
- a CDS encoding DUF1572 family protein yields the protein MQPYAQEFRRYKRMLEEAVAQLDDEALFTRLGPGENAVADLWKHLSGNLRSRFTNFLSEDGEKPWREREAEFDASGASRSELEHAWREAWAIVEREALALGEADRTRRVTIRGVGFSVEEALARSLAHLAYHVGQIVLLGRHLKGPAWRFLTIPPGQSARYNQNPDKERG from the coding sequence ATGCAACCCTACGCGCAGGAATTCCGGCGGTACAAGCGAATGCTCGAAGAGGCGGTGGCCCAGCTCGACGACGAGGCGCTGTTCACCCGCCTGGGCCCCGGCGAGAACGCGGTGGCCGACCTATGGAAGCACCTCTCGGGCAACCTGCGCTCCCGTTTCACGAACTTCCTCAGCGAGGACGGCGAGAAGCCCTGGCGCGAACGCGAGGCCGAGTTCGACGCCTCCGGAGCGAGCCGGAGCGAGCTGGAGCACGCCTGGCGCGAGGCGTGGGCGATCGTGGAACGGGAGGCGCTGGCGCTCGGCGAGGCGGACCGCACCCGGCGGGTCACGATCCGCGGCGTAGGCTTCAGCGTCGAGGAGGCGCTGGCGCGGTCGCTGGCGCACCTGGCCTACCACGTCGGCCAGATCGTGCTGCTGGGGCGGCACCTGAAGGGGCCTGCGTGGCGCTTCCTGACGATCCCGCCCGGCCAGAGCGCCCGCTACAACCAAAACCCCGACAAGGAGCGGGGATGA
- the mobA gene encoding molybdenum cofactor guanylyltransferase translates to MDAIVLAGGSPEDPLAARYGVPSKTLAPVRGRPMVEFTLEALRATPEVDRIVYVGPVPAQGLTPAPDAVLPDQGSLLANLESGLAEARSPRVIVASGDNPFITPEAVRDLLERAPEAALVYPIVPKAAVEARWPGMRRTYARLRDGVFTGGNLILLDKALFVRALPMARKIVALRKKPLALAGTVGWGVLLKLLLGRLAIADVERRAEQLFGMPMRALVTTHAEVGVDADSEEDIRWFEGEDARANGS, encoded by the coding sequence GTGGACGCGATCGTGCTCGCGGGCGGTTCGCCCGAAGACCCCCTGGCGGCCCGGTACGGGGTGCCGAGCAAGACCCTGGCGCCCGTGCGCGGCCGGCCGATGGTGGAGTTCACGCTCGAGGCCCTGAGGGCCACCCCGGAAGTGGACCGCATCGTCTACGTCGGGCCCGTGCCCGCGCAGGGGCTCACGCCCGCGCCCGACGCGGTGCTGCCCGATCAGGGCAGCCTGTTGGCCAACCTGGAGTCGGGGCTGGCCGAGGCCCGCAGCCCGCGGGTGATCGTCGCCAGCGGCGACAACCCCTTCATCACGCCCGAGGCCGTGCGGGACCTGCTCGAGCGCGCCCCCGAGGCCGCGCTCGTCTACCCGATCGTCCCCAAAGCCGCGGTCGAGGCCCGCTGGCCGGGCATGCGCCGCACCTACGCCCGGCTCCGCGACGGGGTCTTCACCGGGGGGAACCTGATCCTGCTCGACAAGGCCCTCTTTGTGCGGGCGCTGCCGATGGCGCGCAAGATCGTCGCCTTGCGCAAGAAGCCGCTGGCGCTCGCGGGAACCGTGGGCTGGGGCGTGCTGCTCAAGCTGCTCCTGGGCCGGCTCGCCATCGCCGACGTGGAGCGGCGGGCCGAACAGCTGTTCGGGATGCCGATGCGGGCCCTGGTCACGACCCACGCCGAGGTGGGCGTGGACGCCGACAGTGAAGAGGACATTCGCTGGTTCGAGGGGGAGGATGCGCGTGCGAACGGTTCGTGA
- a CDS encoding VanZ family protein, translated as MNRFFLLLALAWAALIFAASSQPGSSVGLPPPWDKLAHLITYAVLAGLLRAGGLPPAPALAAAALYGLSDEWHQSFVPGRDASLADWAADVSGAVLALWLFHRKK; from the coding sequence TTGAACCGGTTCTTCCTGCTGCTCGCCCTCGCCTGGGCGGCGCTGATCTTCGCCGCCTCCAGCCAGCCCGGCAGCAGCGTCGGCCTGCCGCCGCCCTGGGACAAGCTGGCCCACCTGATCACCTACGCGGTGCTCGCAGGCCTGCTGCGCGCCGGCGGCCTGCCGCCGGCGCCGGCGCTCGCCGCGGCCGCGCTCTACGGCCTCAGCGACGAGTGGCACCAGTCGTTCGTCCCCGGGCGCGACGCCAGCCTGGCCGACTGGGCGGCCGACGTGTCGGGGGCCGTGCTCGCTTTGTGGCTTTTTCATCGGAAAAAGTAG
- the leuS gene encoding leucine--tRNA ligase, producing the protein MSKYNPHAIEPKWQRFWEERGLMKAREEGAKYYVLEMFPYPSGDLHMGHLKNYTMGDALARFKKQQGYSVLHPMGWDAFGLPAENAALKFGKHPADWTFDNIAKAKESLNLMGILYDWDREVTTCTPDYYRWNQWIFIKMYEAGLVYRAGGLVNWCPKCQTVLANEQVVEGRCWRHEDTLVEKKNLEQWYLKITAYADRLLDDLDKLEHWPEKVKAMQRAWIGRSEGATVKFALEGRDEALEVFTTRPDTLFGATFMVIAPEHPLTLELATPERRAEVEEYVRASQLKSEIERQTEDREKTGVFTGAYAINPVNGRKVPIWTADYVLYGYGTGAIMAVPAHDQRDFEFARKFGLEIVPVVKPEGEDLPEPLEAAYEGPGVMINSGEFTGLPSEEGKKKITEWLAAKGLGEATVTYRLRDWLISRQRYWGTPIPMIHCENCGVVPVPEDQLPVELPEIKDVEQIRPQGKSPLEAHPEFIRTTCPKCGGPARRDADTMDTFFDSSWYYLRYTDAHNERRPFARDKADYWMPVDQYIGGIEHAVLHLLYSRFFTKFFHDQKMVAVDEPFERLFTQGMVMGWTDYGPVQVEGERVRLSEEARIRLELETSELSRDDVKKMGAELREGEDGHLHFWKPAVMSKSLGNGVMVGPFVREQGADIARVTILFAAPPEKEMVWTEEGVQGAWRFLNRVWRRVVEDEEALRQAPEAFDPARLEGADKTLYRKLNQTIKKVTEDVEGLRFNTAIAALMEMLNALYDFRKTSEANAVYKNAVLGYLQLLAPFAPHIAEELWHRFNENSVFDARWPTYDEAALAADTLTLVVQVNGKVRARIEVPAEIDKDEAIARAKAHENVRRHLEGKQLVKEIYVPGKLVNLVAKG; encoded by the coding sequence ATGAGCAAATACAACCCCCACGCGATCGAACCCAAATGGCAGCGTTTCTGGGAAGAGCGCGGCCTGATGAAGGCCCGCGAGGAAGGGGCGAAGTACTACGTCCTGGAGATGTTCCCCTACCCTTCGGGCGACCTGCACATGGGCCACCTCAAGAACTACACCATGGGCGACGCCCTGGCCCGCTTCAAGAAGCAGCAGGGGTACAGCGTGCTCCACCCCATGGGGTGGGACGCCTTCGGCCTGCCGGCCGAGAACGCCGCCCTCAAGTTCGGCAAGCACCCGGCCGACTGGACCTTCGACAACATCGCCAAGGCCAAGGAATCGCTGAACCTGATGGGGATCCTCTACGACTGGGACCGCGAGGTGACCACCTGCACCCCCGACTACTACCGCTGGAACCAGTGGATCTTCATCAAGATGTACGAGGCGGGGCTGGTCTACCGCGCCGGCGGGTTGGTGAACTGGTGCCCCAAGTGCCAGACGGTGCTGGCCAACGAGCAGGTCGTCGAGGGGCGCTGCTGGCGCCACGAGGACACCCTGGTCGAGAAGAAGAACCTGGAGCAGTGGTACCTGAAGATCACCGCCTACGCCGACCGGCTGCTCGACGACCTGGACAAGCTGGAGCACTGGCCCGAGAAGGTGAAGGCGATGCAGCGCGCCTGGATCGGGCGCAGCGAGGGGGCCACGGTGAAGTTCGCGCTCGAGGGCCGGGACGAGGCGCTCGAGGTCTTCACCACCCGGCCCGACACCCTCTTCGGGGCCACCTTCATGGTCATCGCCCCTGAACACCCGCTGACGCTCGAGCTCGCCACCCCCGAGCGCCGCGCCGAGGTGGAAGAATACGTCCGCGCCTCGCAGCTCAAGAGCGAGATCGAACGCCAGACCGAAGACCGGGAGAAGACCGGCGTCTTCACCGGCGCCTACGCCATAAATCCGGTGAACGGCCGGAAGGTGCCCATCTGGACCGCCGACTACGTGCTCTACGGCTACGGCACCGGGGCCATCATGGCGGTGCCGGCCCACGACCAGCGCGACTTCGAGTTCGCCCGCAAGTTCGGGCTCGAGATCGTCCCGGTCGTCAAGCCCGAGGGCGAGGACCTGCCCGAGCCGCTCGAGGCCGCCTACGAGGGCCCCGGCGTCATGATCAACTCGGGCGAGTTCACGGGCCTGCCCAGCGAGGAGGGCAAGAAGAAGATCACCGAGTGGCTCGCCGCGAAGGGGCTGGGCGAGGCCACGGTCACCTACCGGCTGCGCGACTGGCTGATCAGCCGCCAGCGTTACTGGGGCACGCCCATCCCGATGATTCACTGCGAGAACTGCGGCGTGGTTCCGGTCCCCGAGGACCAGCTGCCGGTCGAGCTGCCCGAGATCAAGGACGTCGAGCAGATCCGGCCCCAGGGCAAGAGCCCGCTCGAGGCCCACCCCGAGTTCATCCGCACCACCTGCCCCAAGTGCGGCGGCCCGGCGCGGCGCGACGCCGACACCATGGACACCTTCTTCGACTCGTCGTGGTACTACCTGCGCTACACCGACGCCCACAACGAGCGCCGGCCCTTCGCGCGCGACAAGGCCGACTACTGGATGCCCGTCGACCAGTACATCGGCGGCATCGAGCACGCGGTGCTGCACCTCCTCTATTCGCGCTTCTTCACCAAGTTCTTCCACGACCAGAAGATGGTCGCGGTGGACGAGCCCTTCGAACGCCTCTTCACCCAGGGCATGGTCATGGGCTGGACCGACTACGGCCCCGTCCAGGTCGAGGGCGAGCGCGTGCGCCTGAGCGAGGAGGCGCGCATCCGCCTGGAGCTGGAGACCTCCGAGCTGAGCCGGGACGACGTGAAGAAGATGGGCGCCGAGCTGCGCGAGGGCGAGGACGGCCACCTCCACTTCTGGAAGCCGGCGGTGATGAGCAAGTCACTGGGCAACGGCGTGATGGTCGGTCCCTTCGTGCGCGAGCAGGGCGCCGACATCGCCCGCGTGACCATCCTCTTCGCCGCCCCGCCGGAGAAGGAGATGGTCTGGACCGAGGAGGGCGTGCAGGGCGCCTGGCGGTTCTTGAACCGCGTCTGGCGGCGGGTGGTGGAGGACGAAGAAGCCCTGCGCCAGGCCCCCGAGGCCTTCGACCCCGCCCGGCTCGAGGGCGCGGACAAGACCCTCTACCGCAAGCTCAACCAGACGATCAAGAAGGTCACCGAGGACGTCGAGGGCCTGCGCTTCAACACCGCCATCGCCGCGCTCATGGAGATGCTCAACGCGCTCTACGACTTCCGCAAGACGAGCGAGGCGAACGCGGTCTACAAGAACGCGGTGCTGGGCTACCTGCAGCTCCTGGCCCCCTTCGCCCCCCACATCGCCGAGGAGCTGTGGCACCGCTTCAACGAGAACTCGGTCTTCGACGCCCGCTGGCCGACCTACGACGAGGCCGCCCTGGCCGCCGACACCCTCACCCTGGTGGTGCAGGTGAACGGCAAGGTGCGGGCGCGGATCGAGGTGCCCGCTGAGATCGACAAGGACGAGGCGATCGCCCGCGCCAAGGCGCACGAAAACGTCCGCCGCCACCTCGAGGGCAAGCAGCTCGTCAAGGAGATCTACGTTCCCGGAAAGCTCGTCAACCTCGTGGCCAAGGGCTGA
- a CDS encoding YdeI/OmpD-associated family protein: protein MDRDERARLEAELADHPAALDAWRALAPSHQAEWLRYVAEAKRAETRARRRRKVRAAMAARSTADRGRAE, encoded by the coding sequence GTGGACCGCGACGAACGCGCCCGGCTGGAAGCGGAGCTGGCGGACCACCCCGCCGCCCTCGACGCCTGGCGCGCGCTGGCGCCCTCGCACCAAGCGGAGTGGCTGCGCTACGTGGCCGAGGCCAAGCGCGCCGAGACCCGGGCGCGGCGGCGGCGCAAGGTGCGGGCGGCAATGGCGGCCCGCTCCACCGCGGACCGCGGTCGGGCAGAATGA
- a CDS encoding DUF1501 domain-containing protein gives MNRRSFIKRSLFTLAATGMVPSLFSRTALAAGGNGKILVLYHLFGGNDAVNTLIPYNQPEYAAYRPDIAIPAADVLDLGAPGMTLGLHPAMQPMVDNLWNNGQLALISQVGYPNHNRSHFVSTAIWNTGDPERPNKTGWLGGYIDEQNDPFCATNFGSTLPRALRGVHTSGLSIESIGGFGLGSSDWEQQLQSELQRQIQQTRSGTAEEVRRAMDHMLRSVDKVRGAQAAEFAPATTFPNSSYGRRFRDIARLIKYDFPSQVYYASSGGFDTHSGQGGVQGTQANLLAGLSEALSAFRQEMILQGKWNDVMVMVFSEFGRRAKQNASAGTDHGKGGVMFVSGGAVQGGVYGGEPNLAEEALDKGDLPVRVDFRSVYAAGAQFIGANPAELVGPEFTPINLV, from the coding sequence ATGAACCGCCGGAGTTTCATCAAACGCAGCCTGTTCACGCTCGCCGCCACCGGGATGGTGCCCTCGCTGTTCAGCCGCACCGCCCTGGCCGCGGGGGGCAACGGCAAGATCCTGGTGCTCTACCACCTCTTCGGGGGCAACGACGCGGTCAACACCCTGATCCCCTACAACCAGCCCGAGTACGCGGCCTACCGCCCCGACATCGCCATCCCCGCTGCGGACGTCCTCGACCTCGGCGCTCCGGGGATGACCCTGGGGCTGCACCCCGCCATGCAGCCCATGGTGGACAACCTCTGGAACAACGGCCAGCTGGCCCTGATCAGCCAGGTGGGCTACCCCAACCATAACCGCAGCCACTTCGTCTCCACCGCCATCTGGAACACCGGAGACCCCGAGCGCCCCAACAAGACCGGATGGCTCGGGGGCTACATCGACGAGCAGAACGACCCCTTCTGCGCGACCAACTTCGGCTCCACCCTGCCCCGCGCGCTCCGCGGCGTGCACACGTCGGGGCTGAGCATCGAGAGCATCGGCGGCTTCGGCCTGGGGAGCAGCGACTGGGAGCAGCAGCTGCAAAGCGAGCTGCAGCGCCAGATCCAGCAGACCCGCAGCGGCACCGCCGAAGAGGTGCGCCGCGCCATGGACCACATGCTCCGCAGCGTGGACAAGGTGCGCGGGGCCCAGGCCGCGGAGTTCGCCCCGGCCACGACCTTCCCCAACAGCAGCTACGGCCGCCGCTTCCGCGACATCGCCCGCCTGATCAAGTACGACTTCCCCTCCCAGGTCTACTACGCTTCTTCAGGCGGCTTCGACACCCACTCGGGCCAGGGCGGGGTCCAGGGCACCCAGGCCAACCTGCTGGCGGGCCTGTCGGAAGCGCTCTCGGCCTTCCGCCAGGAGATGATCCTCCAGGGCAAGTGGAACGACGTGATGGTCATGGTCTTCAGCGAGTTCGGCCGCCGCGCCAAGCAGAACGCCTCGGCGGGCACCGACCACGGCAAGGGCGGGGTAATGTTCGTCAGCGGGGGCGCCGTCCAGGGCGGCGTCTACGGCGGCGAGCCCAACCTCGCCGAGGAGGCCCTCGACAAGGGGGACCTGCCGGTGAGGGTCGACTTCCGCAGCGTCTACGCCGCGGGGGCGCAGTTCATCGGGGCCAACCCCGCGGAACTGGTCGGCCCCGAGTTCACCCCCATCAACCTGGTCTGA
- the mce gene encoding methylmalonyl-CoA epimerase has product MDLHHVGIATPEPEAMLERYRALGYTLEAEEKLPQQGVHAFMLVSGGHRLELLVPLGPETPVGRFLERRGPGLHHLAFATPDLERTLAELAAAGAPLIDEEPRRGFGGHRVAFVHPRWYGGVLVEFVEAGA; this is encoded by the coding sequence ATGGACCTGCACCACGTAGGCATCGCCACCCCGGAACCGGAGGCCATGCTCGAGCGCTACCGGGCGCTCGGCTACACACTCGAAGCCGAAGAAAAACTGCCGCAGCAGGGCGTCCACGCCTTCATGCTGGTCAGCGGAGGCCACCGCCTCGAACTGCTCGTCCCGCTGGGCCCCGAGACCCCCGTGGGCCGCTTCCTGGAGCGCCGCGGACCCGGCCTGCACCACCTGGCCTTCGCCACCCCCGACCTGGAGCGCACGCTCGCCGAACTCGCCGCCGCGGGCGCCCCCCTGATCGACGAGGAGCCGCGCCGCGGCTTCGGGGGGCACCGGGTGGCCTTCGTGCATCCGCGCTGGTACGGGGGCGTGCTCGTCGAGTTCGTCGAGGCGGGGGCTTGA
- a CDS encoding ferredoxin has protein sequence MAHIICEPCVGVKDKACVEVCPVECIYEAPAEYDMLYIHPEECIDCGACVPACPVSAIFPEEDVPEQWKSYIDLNYKLAGLK, from the coding sequence ATGGCCCATATCATCTGTGAACCCTGTGTTGGCGTCAAAGACAAGGCCTGCGTCGAGGTCTGCCCCGTCGAGTGCATTTACGAGGCGCCCGCCGAGTACGACATGCTGTACATCCACCCCGAGGAATGCATCGACTGCGGCGCCTGTGTTCCCGCCTGCCCGGTCTCGGCCATCTTCCCCGAGGAAGACGTGCCCGAGCAGTGGAAGAGCTACATCGACCTGAACTACAAACTGGCCGGCTTGAAGTAG
- the merA gene encoding mercury(II) reductase: MIRLKLFGMTCAGCAEAVGRALEAVPGVRKVAVDYEAARAEVWGDADPGDLIAAVRAAGYEARLEEAGGPAAAVKNESTSPDLVVIGSGSAGVAAALEAAGRGARVWVVESGTLGGTCVNVGCVPSKTLLRAGEAAERARNAGFPGVEARGAEVDFAGVARARDALVSDLRKRKYREVLEAAGVVLKQGHARFTAPDRLEVDGEPVAAHAYLVATGAEPVLPTVPGLEGGRIWTYLDATTARERPESLVVVGAGAVGLELAQAYRRLGSRIVVLEAQDRILPGEDEELTTLLRGYLEKEGLQVVTGVRVERIEGGEVRTTGGVYEGERVLVATGRRARTRGLGLEAAGVELDAGGFVRVDTALRTSNPHVFAAGDVAGLPQFVYVAAQSGRVAAQNALGAGATLDLAAVPRVTFTDPALAAVGLSEAEARARYGEGVRTATLDLADLPRALAAFDTRGRFKIVVDAEGRVLGLQLLAPEAGDMIAEGALAVRLGLGYRELIETYHPYLTLAEGVRLVAQALDTDVKRLSCCA, translated from the coding sequence ATGATCCGACTTAAGCTCTTCGGCATGACCTGCGCGGGTTGCGCCGAGGCCGTGGGCCGGGCGCTCGAGGCCGTGCCCGGGGTGCGCAAGGTGGCCGTCGACTACGAGGCGGCGCGGGCCGAGGTCTGGGGCGACGCCGACCCCGGGGACCTGATCGCCGCAGTGCGGGCGGCCGGCTACGAGGCCCGGTTGGAAGAAGCGGGCGGACCGGCGGCGGCCGTGAAAAACGAGTCCACGAGCCCCGACCTGGTGGTGATCGGCAGCGGTTCGGCGGGGGTGGCGGCGGCGCTGGAGGCCGCGGGTCGGGGCGCGCGGGTGTGGGTCGTCGAGTCCGGCACCCTGGGCGGGACCTGCGTCAACGTGGGCTGCGTACCCTCCAAGACGCTGCTCAGGGCCGGCGAGGCCGCCGAGCGGGCCCGCAACGCAGGCTTTCCCGGCGTCGAAGCCCGGGGGGCGGAGGTGGACTTCGCGGGGGTGGCCCGCGCGCGCGACGCGCTGGTAAGCGATCTGCGCAAGCGCAAGTACCGCGAGGTGCTCGAGGCCGCGGGGGTGGTCCTCAAGCAGGGGCACGCCCGCTTCACCGCGCCCGACCGCCTGGAGGTGGACGGCGAACCGGTCGCCGCCCACGCCTACCTGGTGGCCACCGGTGCGGAGCCGGTTCTGCCCACCGTTCCCGGGCTGGAGGGGGGCCGGATCTGGACCTACCTGGACGCCACCACCGCCCGCGAACGCCCCGAAAGTCTGGTCGTCGTCGGCGCCGGTGCGGTTGGGCTGGAGCTGGCCCAGGCCTACCGGCGGCTGGGGAGCCGGATCGTCGTCCTTGAAGCCCAAGACCGCATCCTGCCGGGCGAGGACGAGGAACTGACCACCCTGCTGCGGGGCTACCTGGAAAAGGAAGGCCTGCAGGTCGTTACCGGAGTCCGGGTGGAGCGGATCGAGGGGGGAGAGGTGCGCACGACCGGGGGAGTCTACGAGGGCGAGCGGGTGCTCGTGGCCACCGGCCGCCGCGCGCGCACCCGGGGGCTGGGGCTCGAGGCCGCCGGCGTCGAGCTCGACGCCGGCGGCTTTGTCCGCGTGGACACGGCCCTCCGCACCTCCAATCCGCACGTCTTTGCCGCGGGTGACGTGGCGGGCTTGCCCCAGTTCGTCTACGTCGCGGCCCAGTCGGGGAGGGTGGCGGCGCAGAACGCCCTGGGGGCGGGCGCCACCCTCGACCTCGCCGCCGTTCCCCGCGTCACCTTCACCGACCCGGCGCTCGCCGCCGTGGGCCTGAGCGAGGCCGAAGCGCGGGCGCGGTACGGCGAGGGTGTTCGCACCGCGACCCTCGACCTGGCCGACCTGCCCCGGGCGCTGGCCGCCTTCGACACCCGCGGTCGCTTCAAGATCGTCGTGGACGCAGAGGGCCGGGTGCTGGGGCTGCAGCTGCTGGCGCCGGAAGCGGGCGACATGATTGCCGAGGGGGCGCTGGCCGTGCGCCTGGGGCTCGGCTACCGCGAGCTGATCGAGACCTACCACCCCTACCTGACCCTTGCCGAGGGGGTTCGGTTGGTCGCCCAAGCCCTGGACACCGACGTCAAACGGCTTTCTTGCTGCGCCTAG
- a CDS encoding DUF1800 domain-containing protein: MDKNRTLNPPLPESSSTGSGSAPTTGAFPATAPYRPSGSAWKSALALLLVGGTLTACGGLGARAKYRGPFGRYEAAHLLRRAAARGNADEADDLAAMGLERAVDALLDTPDLPTEQEPAYFDDANYVHEWVNHWLTTRTPLAERLTLFWHGHFTTEASKTGAWNTYHKINKLRELSLSSFRDLLYMIAEDPAMLIYLDNDDSTKEHPNENWARELMELFTLGEGHYTEKDIQEIARAFTGWRVSYEDGHHYFLFYGEVHDFEPKTILGRRVHNTFNPLFEGYEVLDILLAKDQTYRFVAGKLLKYFFHPEPTQEMVNVGADVLKGGTVRDFLKWLFMHPEFYAEGTRNALVKSPLEYAVGLLYAAGKREVPMDSDLSYWLRARLDQDPYNPPDVSGWPLANTDWLPDASLLQRLKFIDFATQPPDGGPPPGPIDYSVFMDGAVNPLSLVAPEAQLL; the protein is encoded by the coding sequence ATGGACAAAAACCGCACCCTAAACCCTCCCCTTCCGGAATCTTCCTCCACGGGCTCCGGATCGGCTCCGACGACGGGTGCCTTCCCCGCCACGGCGCCCTACCGCCCCAGCGGCTCCGCCTGGAAGTCCGCGCTCGCCCTGCTCCTCGTGGGCGGCACGCTGACCGCCTGCGGCGGTCTGGGGGCGCGCGCCAAGTACCGCGGCCCCTTCGGGCGGTACGAGGCCGCGCACCTGCTGCGCCGGGCCGCGGCCCGCGGCAACGCCGACGAGGCCGACGACCTGGCCGCGATGGGGCTCGAGCGCGCCGTCGACGCCCTGCTCGACACCCCCGACCTGCCCACCGAGCAGGAGCCCGCGTACTTCGACGACGCCAACTACGTGCACGAGTGGGTGAACCACTGGCTCACGACCCGGACGCCGCTGGCGGAGCGCCTGACCCTCTTCTGGCACGGGCACTTCACGACCGAGGCCTCCAAGACCGGGGCCTGGAACACCTACCACAAGATCAACAAGCTGCGCGAGCTCAGCCTCTCCTCGTTCCGCGACCTCCTCTACATGATCGCCGAGGATCCGGCGATGCTCATCTACCTCGACAACGACGACAGCACCAAGGAGCACCCCAACGAGAACTGGGCCCGGGAGCTGATGGAGCTGTTCACCCTGGGCGAGGGGCACTACACCGAAAAGGACATCCAGGAAATCGCCCGCGCCTTCACCGGCTGGCGCGTCAGCTACGAAGACGGCCACCACTACTTCCTCTTCTACGGCGAGGTGCACGACTTCGAACCCAAGACCATCCTCGGTCGGCGGGTGCACAACACCTTCAACCCGCTCTTCGAGGGCTACGAGGTCCTCGACATCCTCCTCGCCAAGGACCAGACCTACCGCTTCGTCGCCGGTAAACTCCTCAAGTACTTCTTCCATCCCGAACCCACCCAGGAGATGGTCAACGTCGGCGCCGACGTGCTAAAGGGCGGCACCGTGCGCGACTTCCTCAAGTGGCTCTTCATGCATCCCGAGTTCTACGCCGAGGGCACCCGCAACGCCCTCGTCAAGAGCCCCCTCGAGTACGCGGTGGGCCTCCTCTACGCCGCCGGCAAGCGGGAGGTGCCCATGGACAGCGACCTTTCCTACTGGCTGCGCGCCCGCCTGGACCAGGACCCCTACAACCCGCCCGACGTCTCGGGCTGGCCGCTGGCCAACACCGACTGGCTCCCCGACGCCTCGTTGCTGCAGCGCCTCAAGTTCATCGACTTCGCCACCCAGCCCCCCGACGGCGGACCCCCGCCGGGGCCCATCGACTACTCAGTCTTCATGGACGGAGCCGTCAACCCGCTCAGCCTGGTTGCGCCCGAGGCGCAGCTGCTCTAG